CGCCCATGCACCGCGACATCGTCAACGTGAAGTAACCCACCCCTTCCAGCGACATCGGACCACCATGATCAAGCCTCTGCTCCTCCTCCTGGCCAGCGGCCTCGCCGCCGGCGCCGCTCACGCCGGCCAGATGAACGTCAGCGTCACCGACAAGGACGGCAAGCCGACGCCCGACGTCGTCGTGCTGATCGACACCGCCAGCAAGGTGGCGCCCAGGCCGGCCGCGGCCCCGGTCGTCATCGCGCAGGAGAGCCTGAAATTCGCGCCCTTCCTGACCATCGTGCCGGTGGGCAGCACGCTGCGCTTCGTCAACAAGGACGGCTATGACCACCACGTGCGGTCGACGCCGAGCGGACCGCTGGGCAGCATGCCGGCGGTGAAGAGCTTCGAGCTGCGGCTGGACGCCGCGGAAGGCGCCGCGCCGACCGTGGTCGACGACTACAAGGTGACGCCCTACCGCAAGAAGTCGGGCACGACCTCGGTCGACGTCAAGGTCGACCAGCCCGGCCCGATCGGCCTAGGCTGCCACATCCACTCGTCGATGCGGGGACAGGTCTACGTGAGCGCCACGCCCTTCTTCGCGAAGACCGACGCCAACGGCATCGCGACCATCGACGGCGTGCCCGACGGCGCGATCGAGCTGAACCTGTGGCATCCCGACCAGTTGCAGGAGCAGGCCACCCAGCGCTTGCAAATGGGTGCCGCGCCCGTGAATGCGAGCGCGCAGCTCAACTTCACGCCTCGGCGGCGGCGCAGCTAGGGACTCACCGCGCCGGGCAAGGTCGACAGGTAGCCCCGCAGCGCCTCGATCGCCACCTTCACCTTTGCCGGCTGCGCGTCGCGCTGCGGCGTGACGGCCCAGACATCGAGCAGCGGAAGCCGCCAGTCGGGCAGCAGCGCCACCAGCCGCCCGGCGGCGAGCTCGTCGGCCACGTCGACGCGCGCGAGGCGCGCCAGCCCCAGTCCCGCCATGCACATCTGCTGGATCGAAAGCTGGTTGTTGCTGGTGATGCGCGCCTCCAGGCGCAGGCTGCGGCTTTCATGTTGCGGGCCGGCGAGCTCGAGGTGAAGCTGGCGGCCCTCGCGGGCGAAACCGAGCCAGGGCGCCGACAGCAGATCGTCCGGGCGGTGGGGCTCGCCATGCGCGGCCAGCCAATCGGGCGACGCGCACAGCAGCCACTCGAAGCCGCACAGGCGCCGCGCCGCCCACGATGAATCAGGCAGCCGGCCGAAACGCACAGCCAGATCGATGCGCGCCTCGATCAGATCGATGCGGGCATCGTCCACCAGCAGCGTCAGCAGGAGCGCCGGATGGGCACCGAGCACGCCGCCCAGTGCCGGCGCCACATGGCGCGCGAAGCCGACCGGCGCGGACAGCCGCAGCTCGCCGGATGGCGAGTCGCGGGACTGGGCCAGCTGCTGCTGGGCGCGACGCGCCGCCGCGACCATGGCGGCGCAGCCGTCGTAGAACTGCTCGCCCGCCGCGGTCAGCGTCAGCTTGCGCGTCGAGCGGTGCAGCAGGGTCACGCCGCTCGCCCGCTCGAGCTGGCGCACCTGCTGGCTGACGGCGGAGGTGCTCATCGCCAGCAGGCGGGCCGCCGCGCTCATCGAGCGCTGCTCGACGACCGTGGCGAACACGGCCATGCGCTTGAGTTCGTCCATTGTGAAGGTCTGCTTAACAGTGTTGCCGCCGTCTGCCAGCTAGTCGGTCCATTGTGAAGCCCCTATCGTCACCAGCCTCCCATCAACGAGAAACGCTTCATGAAGATCGCACTCATCGGCGCCACCGGCTTCGTCGGCTCCAAGGTCCTGGGCGAAGCCCTCCAGCGCCGGCACCAGGTCACCGCTCTCGCGCGCACGCCGGGCAAGCTTGCGGCCCGACCGGGTCTCGAGGTGCTCGAGGCAGACGCAGGCGATGTGGACCAGGTGGCGCACGCCATCGAAGGGCATGACGCGGTGGTGAGCGCCTACAACGCGCGCGGCACGCCCGACTTTCGCGCACGCTATCTGGCCGGTCTGCGTGCCCTGCTCGACGGTGCCAAGCGCGCGGGCGTCAAGCGCGTGCTGTGGGTCGGCGGCGCGGGCAGCCTGTACGTGGCGCCGGGCGTGCAGCTCGTCGACACCCCGCAGTTCCCGGCCGAATACAAGACCGAGGCACAGATCGCGCGCGACGCACTCGACCTGATCCGCGAGGAGCAGGCGCTCGACTGGACCTTCGTGTCGCCCGCTCCGCTGCTGCAGCCGGGGCCGCGCACCGGGCGCTTCCGGCTCGGGGGCGACGAGGTGCTCATGGACGGCGCCCAACCCGGCCGCATCTCCGTGGACGATCTGGCCGTGGCCATCGTCGACGAGCTGGAGAAGCCCCGGCACGTGCGGCAGCGCTTCACGCTGGCCTATTGATCGTCAGGCGGCGAGGCGGCTGGTGCAACCAAGCGAAACAGCCGGGCCGACCGGCATCCATGGGGTTTTCGAAACCTGACGCCAAGCTTACAGTGGAGCACCGCTCGCACCGGAGGCTCCACATGACGCTCCATCAGTTCCATGCCCTCAAGTTGTGGCACACGCGTCATCGCGAGCACCCGCTGGAGAGCACCGTCTGGGACGCCGTGCTCACCCTCTGGATGATCGGCTGGGTCGGTCTTCCGGCAGCCCTGCTGGTCGGCGGATTCTGGTCTCCGCTGGTGTGCCTGAGCCTGGTCTTCGTGCCCGGCGCCTATGTGTCATGGCGCAAGCGCATGCACCGCAGGGGCCGGCTGCGCTGCGACTGGATCACTGCTCTTCGGTGAGCGCCCCGGGCGCCGTGCGCGGCACCTGTTCCATCAGCTCGACGCACGCCTGCACGGCCTGCTGCACGAGTTCCTCGTCCACCGGATACCGATAGCGAAACCGCAAGTGGCGCACGCCGCGGCCGGTGCCCTCGAGTTCGGGAAAGCGGTCGATCAAGGCCGCGCCGTTGAAGATCTGCAGGTTGGCGTGGTCCTTGTGCATCACGATGGCCACTGCGTGGGTGCCTTCGTAGGTGAACATCAGGTTTCCCCACTTCACCGAGCTCTGCAGCTCCGGCGCAGCTGACGTGACCAGCTCGCGAAGGCGTCGCGCCAAGTCCTTCTGCTCGGGACGCAGGGTGTCGAACCAGGTCTCGATCAGGGCTGCGGGGCGAAGAATGGAACGCATGGCAGGCTCACAGATCGCGCGCCTCGAAGGTGTTGCACTGGTTCACGCTGCCACTCTGGAGGCCCCGCTTGAACCAGCTCACGCGCTGCGCGCTGCTTCCATGGGTGAAGCTTTCCGGCACGATGGTTCCCTGCGAGCGGCGCTGCAGGGTGTCGTCGCCGATCTGCGAGGCGGCGTTCAGCGCCTCCTCCACGTCGCCCTGCTCGAGAATCTGGCGCGTCGCCTGCGCGTCGTGGGCCCACACGCCGGCGAAGCAATCGGCCTGCAGCTCCAGCCGCACGCTCAGCGCGTTGCCCTGGGCCTGGCTGACGCGGCCCCGCATGCCCTCGACCTTGTCGGTGATGCCCATCAGCCGCTGCACGTGATGCCCCACTTCGTGAGCGATCACATAGGCCTGCGCAAAGTCGCCCGGCGCGCCGAGCCGAGACTTCATCGTTTCGTAGAAGCGCAGGTCGATGTAGACCTTTTCGTCGACCGGGCAATAGAACGGTCCCATCGCCGACTGTCCCTGCCCGCACGCGGTGGGCGTGGCGCCGCGAAAGATCACCAGCTTGGGTTCACGGTAAGTCTGACCGGACTGTCGGAACTTCGCGCGCCAGACGTCCTCGGTGTCGGCCAGCACGGTGGACACGAAACGCGCCATCTCGTCGTCGGCCGGCGGCTTGTGGCCGACCGGCGCTTCCTGCGTCGTGCCCCCGCTCATCAAGCCGAGGATGGTCAGCGGGTTGATGCCGAAAAGCCAGCCCGCGACGACGGCAATGGCCACCGAGCCGAGGCCGATGCTTCCGCCGCCCAGGCGAAAGCCGCCACCGCCTCCGGCGTCTCGCACGTCCTCGACGTTGTCACTCTGGCGGTTGCCTTGCCATCGCATGACAGTCTCCTCACGGGCGTCGAAGAAATCTCCGGCCCGAACGCTCAGGATGGACCGGCAACCGGCGTGCCCGCCCGGCTCAGGTCTTGGGCAGGGTGACGCCGCGCTGGCCCTGGTATTTGCCGCCGCGGTCCTTGTAGCTGGTCTCGCAGACCTCGTCGCTCTCGAAGAAAAGCACTTGGGCGCAGCCTTCGCCCGCATAGATCTTGGCCGGCAGCGGCGTCGTGTTGCTGAACTCGAGCGTCACGTAGCCCTCCCACTCGGGCTCGAACGGCGTCACGTTGACGATGATCCCGCAGCGGGCGTATGTGCTCTTGCCGAGGCAGATCGTGAGCACGTTGCGCGGAATGCGGAAGTACTCCACCGTTCGCGCCAGCGCGAAGCTGTTCGGCGGAATGATGCAGACGTCGGACTCGATGTCGACGAAGCTCTTCTCGTCGAACGCCTTGGGGTCGACGACCGTGCTGTAGATGTTGGTGAAGACCTTGAATTCGGGCGCGCAGCGGATGTCGTAGCCGTAGCTCGACGTGCCGTAGCTGACGATGCGATGGCCGTCGGCCGCGTGACGAACCTGGCCCGGCTCGAACGGCTCGATCATCCCGTGCTGCTCGGCCATTCGGCGGATCCACCTGTCGCTCTTGATCGTCATGCGTCGTTCCTCGGAAGTTCCGGCGATTCTAGGTACCGACGAAGCCGGTGCCTCCTCGGAGTCTCGGTGGTGTCCGCATTTTGACAGCGGCCATCGCCTGTGCTGCACTAGCATCGAGACAACTCCCAAGAGGATTCCTGCAAGGAGCTGAGCCATGCGCAACGCCACCGAACTGATGGTGCAGTACGCGGCCTATCACCGCGACCGCCGCAACATCACCACCCACTTCATCGGCATTCCGCTGATCGTCTTCGCGATCGGCATCCTGCTGTCGCGGCCCGAGTTCGCCGTCGGCGGCCGCACGCTCACACCGGCGTGGCTGGTCTGGGGCGCGGCGACGCTGTGGTACCTGACGCGCGGCAATTTCGTGCTCGGCGCCGCCGTCAGCTTCGTCAATTTCGTGCTGATCCTGCTGGCCCACCAGGTGCCCGCGGCCAGCACCGGCGCATGGCTGAGCTGGGGCGTCGGCGTGTTCGTCGTCGGCTGGATCCTGCAGTTCATCGGCCACTACTACGAAGGGCGCAAGCCCGCCTTCGTCGACGATCTCGTCGGGCTGCTGGTCGGGCCGATGTTCGTGACCGGCGAGTTCCTGTTCGGCCTGGGCTGGGGCAAGAGCCTGCTCGACGAGATCGAGCGCCGCGTCGGCCCGACGATGCTGCGCGACCTCGCCCATCCCTGAACGATGCGCCGCGCCGTCCTGGCGCTGCTGGCGCTCATCGCGCTGGCGGTGCTGTATGTCGCGGTGCAGGCCAGCCGTCATCCCTCGCTCGATCCCTATCGCCACCTCATATTGCCGCCAGCGCCCGCGACGGCGCGTGGCGTGCGCGTCACCTTCGCGGGCAACACGACCTTGCTGTTCGACGACGGCGAGACGGCGTGGATGACCGACGGGTTCTTCACCCGACCGCCGGTGTCGTCGCTCATCGGCCGCATCGCCCCCGATCCGGCAACCGTCGATCGCATGCTGAGGCGGCTCGAAGTCACGCGGCTCGCCGCCGTCGTGCCGGTGCATTCGCACTACGACCACGCGATGGACGCGCCCGTCGTTGCCGATCGGACCGGCGCCCTGCTCGTGGGCTCGGCCTCCACGCTGAACATCGGCCGCGGTGCGGGGCTCGCCGAGAAGCAGATGCGCGAAGTGAAGCCCGGCGATACCTTGCCACTGGGCCGCTTCACGCTCAGCTTCGTCGCATCGCGCCACAGCCCCACGCCGTTCACCGATGGCATGACGCCCGACCCGGTCGCCGCCCCGCTGGTGCCGCCGGCCCGCGCCACCGCCTGGCGGGAAGGCCAGACGTGGTCGATCTTCGTGGAGCACCCCAGCGGATTCAGGGCTTTGGTGCAAGGCAGCGCGGGCTTCATTCCCGGCGCGCTGTCGGGCCGGCGCGCCGACATCGTGTTCCTCGGCGTCGCGACGCTGGGCAAGAAGGACGAGGCCTACCGGACCGACTACTGGAACGAGGTGGTCAAGCGGGTCGGCGCCAAGCGCGTCATCCCCATCCACTGGGACACGTTCTGGCGCTCGCTCGACGAGCCTCTGGTCCCCATGCCGCTGCTGGCGGACAACTTCGGCGTCGCGATGGACGACCTGCTGAAGCGCGCGGGGCCCGACCATGTGGAGGTGCGGCTGCCGCCGCCGCTCACGCCGTTCGTTCCGTAGGGGCAACGGCGGACGGCAGCGGCTGCGCGTCGAAGCGCTCGAAGCCGCAATAGCAGATGAAGTGCTTGTTCGTTGCCCGGCCGAACAGGCAAAGTCCCAACTTGCTCGCCACCTCGTAGCCCATCTGCGTGATGCCGCTGCGCGAGACGATGATGGGCACGCCGATCTGCGCCGACTTGATGACCATCTCGCTGGTCAGCCGCCCGGTGGTGTAGAAGATCTTGTCGGCGCCTTCCATCCCGTGCAGCCACATCCAGCCGGCGATGGTGTCGATCGCGTTGTGGCGGCCGACGTCCTCGACGAACATCAGCAGCTCGTCCTGGCGGAACAGCGCGCAGCCGTGCACCGAGCCGGCCGACTTGTACGTGCTCTCCTGCAGACGCATCGCGTTGAGCAGCCCGTAGAGCGTGGCCTGCGAGAGGCGCGCATGGGGCTCGTCGACGCGCGGCAGGCGCAGCGTCTCGAGCTCGCTCATCATGTCGCCGAACACCGTGCCCTGGCCGCAGCCGGTGGTGACGACCCGCCTGGCGGTCTTCTCGTCGAAGCGCTCGATCCCGGCGCGGGTCTTCACCGCCGCCGCCTCGACGTCCCAGTCGACGGTGATCGAATCGATGTCGGTCACCGAGTCGACCAGGCGTTGGTTGCGCAGGTAGCCCAGCACCAGCAGCTCGGGCGCCGCGCCCAGCGTCATCAGCGTGACCAGCTCGCGGTTGTCGACGAACACGGTCAGCGAGCGCTCGGCCGGGATGGTGATGGTGCGGCGCGCGCCGAACTCGTCGAGGACCTCGACGTCGCGGGTCAGCGGGGCACGGGCTTCGGTGAGGCGCGGGACGAGAGACATGGAAGCGATTGTCTCGCCTCCCGGTGCGGCCTACTTCTTGGCGCCCTGCAGCTGGGTCTGCGTGGCCGGGCTCACGCTCGGCGGCGTGGCCGCCGTCGACGGCGGCGAATGCGCGCCGGAGGCTTCGATCGGCTTGCTGCCGGCCGGCGCGGCCGCCACGAAGGCACCCGGTTCGGCGCACGGCGGCGTCGGCGTCGCCGGCTTCGTCTCCTTGCCGGCGGCCTTGGCGCTCTGGCGGTACGACTCGGCGACCTTGTCCATCGATCGGCACAGCTGGAAGGCGGCCACCTTGTCGCTCCAGGCGGCCTTGGCCTTGGCTTCGTCGGCCTTGGCCTGCGCGTCGGGCGACAGCGGCGGCAGCTTGGCCTGCGCGAACGGCGTGATCAGCATCAGCACGAGCAGCGTCGGGGCAAGCGGCTTCATTCGGACGATTCCTCTCAAGGTTGGATGACGGGCTCGGCCGGCGGCGCCTGGCGCGAGCGCTGCGCCGGGATCTTGCCGGCTTCGATGTCCTGGTGCCACAGGGCGTGGTGCTCGCGTGCCCACTCGTCGTCGACATAGCCGTCGCGCATGGCGCGGTAGGCGCCGCGCATGCCGGCCGTGCCCAGGTAGATGTGCCCCAGCAGCAGCACGATCATGAACACGGCAGCGACGGCATGGACCATGTGCGCCACCTGCATGTCGCTGCGCAGGTAGTCCAGGCCGGGAAGCAGCTTGTCGAGCACCAGCCCCGAGCCGACGACGATGAGGCCCAGCAGCACCGCGCCGCCCCAGAACAGCAGCTTCTCGCCGGCGTTGAAGCGGTGCGATGGCACTTCCTCGCCGCCCAGCATGCCGCCGCCCTTCTTGATCCACGTGAGGTCGCCGCGCCGCGGCAGCTCGTCACGCACGAAGGTGACGATGACGATCACCAGCGACACCGCGAACAGCGGTCCGAAGAAGTTGTGCGCCGTCTTCAGGAGATAGCTGATCCAGCCGAACAGCAGGTGGCCGGTGATCGGCAGCAGGAAGAACTTGCCGAAGGCCATCACGATGCCGGAGATGCCCAGCACGCAGAAGGCGACGGCGTTGGTCCAGTGCGCGGCGCGCTCGAAATACGTGAAGCGCTCGATCGTCCCGCCGCGGTTCTCGGCGTGGCCGATCGGCCCCTTGCGCCAGTGGAACAGCGCGATGGCGACCAGCACGATGACCAACAGCGCGCTGCCGTAGGGGATGATCCAATCGTTGCGCACCTGGCGCCACGCCTCGCCGGCGTTGGTGTAGCGCGAGCCCGGGTACTGGACGAAAGGCTGCACCAGCACGCCTTTCTCGGCTCCCGGCAGCGACGTGATGCCCGCCTTGGTGCCCGACTCATGCACCTGGCGCCAGAACGGCGCGTTGTTGCCGGGCTGGCTCTTCGCGCGCAGGGCATTTGTGTCGTCGGGCTTGGGCTCGGGCGCGGCGACCGTGCTGGCCGGCGCGGCGAAGCGCGGTGCCGTCGGTTCCTGCTGCGCCGACGCGGCGCCGCCGAAGGCGAGCGCGAGGCCCAGCAAGACGATTCGGATCAGGCCATGATGCATGCGCACTCCTCGGACGTCACTTCGTCTTCGCGTACTCGTTCTGCGTCTGCGCGCGGGTGCGGATCTGCTCTTCCCAGCTCGTCTTGTCGCCGGCCTTCCAGCCCGGAGCGACATACGGATCATTGGCGCCCTGCCAGGCCAGCGTGTCCGACCTGCGCGGATTGGCGGTCTGCGGGCGCTCCGAGCAGGCGGCGAGCCCCATCACCACGGCGATCAGCATCAGGCGCCTCATGACTTGGTGGGCTCCTTGGCTTGCGGCGCGGCCGGCGCGCCCTGCGTCGGCTTGCCGTAGGCGGTGCCCCAGCCCCAGACCTCGCTGCCCTTGCCACGGTTGAGCACGCGGGTGCGGAAGATGTCGGCCACCACGTCCCCGTCGCCGCCCAGCAGCGCCTTGGTCGAGCACATCTCGGCGCAGGCCGGCAGCTTGCCTTCGGACAGGCGGTTGCGGCCGTACTTCTCGAACTCCGTCTGGCTGCCGTTGGCCTCGGGACCTCCGGCGCAGAAGGTGCACTTGTCCATCTTGCCCCGCAGCCCGAAGGTGCCGTTGGTCGGGAACTGCGGCGCGCCGAACGGGCATGCGTAGGAACAGTAGCCGCAGCCGATGCAGACGTCCTTGTCGTGCAGCACCACGCCTTCCTCGGTGCGGTAGAAGCAGTCGACCGGGCAAACCGCCATGCACGGCGCGTCGCTGCAGTGCATGCAGGCCACCGAGATGCTGCGCTCGCCCGGCACCCCGTCGTTCAGCGTGACGACGCGGCGGCGATTGACGCCCCACGGCACCTCGTTCTCCTGCTTGCAGGCGGTGACGCAACCGTTGCACTCGATGCAGCGCTCGGCGTCGCAGATGAATTTCATTCGTGCCATGTCAGGCTCCTGAGGATGCTTAGGCGGTCTTCTCGACCTGGCACAGCGTGGTCTTGGTCTCTTGCATCATCGTCACGCTGTCGTAGCCGTAGGTGGTCGCCGTGTTGATCGCCTCGCCGCGGATCACCGGTGCGGACCCTTCGGGGTAGTAGGGCTTCAGGTCGACCCCCTGCCAGCGACCCGAGAAGTGGAACGGCAGGAACACCGTGCCGCGGTCGACCCGCTCCGTGACCAGCG
The Piscinibacter sp. XHJ-5 DNA segment above includes these coding regions:
- a CDS encoding LysR family transcriptional regulator, with the translated sequence MDELKRMAVFATVVEQRSMSAAARLLAMSTSAVSQQVRQLERASGVTLLHRSTRKLTLTAAGEQFYDGCAAMVAAARRAQQQLAQSRDSPSGELRLSAPVGFARHVAPALGGVLGAHPALLLTLLVDDARIDLIEARIDLAVRFGRLPDSSWAARRLCGFEWLLCASPDWLAAHGEPHRPDDLLSAPWLGFAREGRQLHLELAGPQHESRSLRLEARITSNNQLSIQQMCMAGLGLARLARVDVADELAAGRLVALLPDWRLPLLDVWAVTPQRDAQPAKVKVAIEALRGYLSTLPGAVSP
- a CDS encoding neutral zinc metallopeptidase, yielding MRWQGNRQSDNVEDVRDAGGGGGFRLGGGSIGLGSVAIAVVAGWLFGINPLTILGLMSGGTTQEAPVGHKPPADDEMARFVSTVLADTEDVWRAKFRQSGQTYREPKLVIFRGATPTACGQGQSAMGPFYCPVDEKVYIDLRFYETMKSRLGAPGDFAQAYVIAHEVGHHVQRLMGITDKVEGMRGRVSQAQGNALSVRLELQADCFAGVWAHDAQATRQILEQGDVEEALNAASQIGDDTLQRRSQGTIVPESFTHGSSAQRVSWFKRGLQSGSVNQCNTFEARDL
- the fdh3B gene encoding formate dehydrogenase FDH3 subunit beta, giving the protein MARMKFICDAERCIECNGCVTACKQENEVPWGVNRRRVVTLNDGVPGERSISVACMHCSDAPCMAVCPVDCFYRTEEGVVLHDKDVCIGCGYCSYACPFGAPQFPTNGTFGLRGKMDKCTFCAGGPEANGSQTEFEKYGRNRLSEGKLPACAEMCSTKALLGGDGDVVADIFRTRVLNRGKGSEVWGWGTAYGKPTQGAPAAPQAKEPTKS
- a CDS encoding Mpo1-like protein, whose product is MRNATELMVQYAAYHRDRRNITTHFIGIPLIVFAIGILLSRPEFAVGGRTLTPAWLVWGAATLWYLTRGNFVLGAAVSFVNFVLILLAHQVPAASTGAWLSWGVGVFVVGWILQFIGHYYEGRKPAFVDDLVGLLVGPMFVTGEFLFGLGWGKSLLDEIERRVGPTMLRDLAHP
- a CDS encoding DUF1801 domain-containing protein produces the protein MRSILRPAALIETWFDTLRPEQKDLARRLRELVTSAAPELQSSVKWGNLMFTYEGTHAVAIVMHKDHANLQIFNGAALIDRFPELEGTGRGVRHLRFRYRYPVDEELVQQAVQACVELMEQVPRTAPGALTEEQ
- a CDS encoding NAD(P)-dependent oxidoreductase, coding for MKIALIGATGFVGSKVLGEALQRRHQVTALARTPGKLAARPGLEVLEADAGDVDQVAHAIEGHDAVVSAYNARGTPDFRARYLAGLRALLDGAKRAGVKRVLWVGGAGSLYVAPGVQLVDTPQFPAEYKTEAQIARDALDLIREEQALDWTFVSPAPLLQPGPRTGRFRLGGDEVLMDGAQPGRISVDDLAVAIVDELEKPRHVRQRFTLAY
- the dcd gene encoding dCTP deaminase, which gives rise to MTIKSDRWIRRMAEQHGMIEPFEPGQVRHAADGHRIVSYGTSSYGYDIRCAPEFKVFTNIYSTVVDPKAFDEKSFVDIESDVCIIPPNSFALARTVEYFRIPRNVLTICLGKSTYARCGIIVNVTPFEPEWEGYVTLEFSNTTPLPAKIYAGEGCAQVLFFESDEVCETSYKDRGGKYQGQRGVTLPKT
- a CDS encoding formate dehydrogenase accessory sulfurtransferase FdhD codes for the protein MSLVPRLTEARAPLTRDVEVLDEFGARRTITIPAERSLTVFVDNRELVTLMTLGAAPELLVLGYLRNQRLVDSVTDIDSITVDWDVEAAAVKTRAGIERFDEKTARRVVTTGCGQGTVFGDMMSELETLRLPRVDEPHARLSQATLYGLLNAMRLQESTYKSAGSVHGCALFRQDELLMFVEDVGRHNAIDTIAGWMWLHGMEGADKIFYTTGRLTSEMVIKSAQIGVPIIVSRSGITQMGYEVASKLGLCLFGRATNKHFICYCGFERFDAQPLPSAVAPTERTA
- a CDS encoding formate dehydrogenase subunit gamma — protein: MHHGLIRIVLLGLALAFGGAASAQQEPTAPRFAAPASTVAAPEPKPDDTNALRAKSQPGNNAPFWRQVHESGTKAGITSLPGAEKGVLVQPFVQYPGSRYTNAGEAWRQVRNDWIIPYGSALLVIVLVAIALFHWRKGPIGHAENRGGTIERFTYFERAAHWTNAVAFCVLGISGIVMAFGKFFLLPITGHLLFGWISYLLKTAHNFFGPLFAVSLVIVIVTFVRDELPRRGDLTWIKKGGGMLGGEEVPSHRFNAGEKLLFWGGAVLLGLIVVGSGLVLDKLLPGLDYLRSDMQVAHMVHAVAAVFMIVLLLGHIYLGTAGMRGAYRAMRDGYVDDEWAREHHALWHQDIEAGKIPAQRSRQAPPAEPVIQP
- a CDS encoding MBL fold metallo-hydrolase; this translates as MRRAVLALLALIALAVLYVAVQASRHPSLDPYRHLILPPAPATARGVRVTFAGNTTLLFDDGETAWMTDGFFTRPPVSSLIGRIAPDPATVDRMLRRLEVTRLAAVVPVHSHYDHAMDAPVVADRTGALLVGSASTLNIGRGAGLAEKQMREVKPGDTLPLGRFTLSFVASRHSPTPFTDGMTPDPVAAPLVPPARATAWREGQTWSIFVEHPSGFRALVQGSAGFIPGALSGRRADIVFLGVATLGKKDEAYRTDYWNEVVKRVGAKRVIPIHWDTFWRSLDEPLVPMPLLADNFGVAMDDLLKRAGPDHVEVRLPPPLTPFVP
- a CDS encoding plastocyanin codes for the protein MIKPLLLLLASGLAAGAAHAGQMNVSVTDKDGKPTPDVVVLIDTASKVAPRPAAAPVVIAQESLKFAPFLTIVPVGSTLRFVNKDGYDHHVRSTPSGPLGSMPAVKSFELRLDAAEGAAPTVVDDYKVTPYRKKSGTTSVDVKVDQPGPIGLGCHIHSSMRGQVYVSATPFFAKTDANGIATIDGVPDGAIELNLWHPDQLQEQATQRLQMGAAPVNASAQLNFTPRRRRS